The following coding sequences are from one Eleginops maclovinus isolate JMC-PN-2008 ecotype Puerto Natales chromosome 13, JC_Emac_rtc_rv5, whole genome shotgun sequence window:
- the LOC134875221 gene encoding tubulin beta chain, producing MREIVHIQAGQCGNQIGAKFWEVISDEHGIDPTGTYHGDSDLQLDRISVYYNEATGGKYVPRAILVDLEPGTMDSVRSGPFGQIFRPDNFVFGQSGAGNNWAKGHYTEGAELVDSVLDVVRKEAESCECLQGFQLTHSLGGGTGSGMGTLLISKIREEYPDRIMNTFSVVPSPKVSDTVVEPYNATLSVHQLVENTDETYCIDNEALYDICFRTLKLTTPTYGDLNHLVSATMSGVTTCLRFPGQLNADLRKLAVNMVPFPRLHFFMPGFAPLTSRGSQQYRALTVPELTQQVFDAKNMMAACDPRHGRYLTVAAVFRGRMSMKEVDEQMLNVQNKNSSYFVEWIPNNVKTAVCDIPPRGLKMAVTFIGNSTAIQELFKRISEQFTAMFRRKAFLHWYTGEGMDEMEFTEAESNMNDLVSEYQQYQDATAEEEGDFEEEVEEDA from the exons ttctGGGAGGTGATCAGTGATGAGCATGGCATCGACCCGACAGGAACCTACCATGGAGACAGCGACCTTCAGCTGGACAGGATCAGTGTGTATTACAACGAGGCCACTG gTGGGAAGTATGTGCCCAGAGCCATCCTTGTGGACCTGGAACCAGGCACCATGGACTCGGTCCGCTCCGGACCTTTTGGACAGATCTTCAGACCTGACAATTTTGTCTTTG GTCAAAGTGGAGCAGGAAACAACTGGGCCAAAGGTCACTACACGGAGGGGGCAGAGCTGGTGGATTCGGTCCTGGATGTGGTGAGGAAGGAGGCGGAGAGCTGCGAGTGTCTGCAGGGATTCCAGCTCACACACTCCCTGGGGGGTGGCACCGGCTCCGGCATGGGCACCCTGCTCATCAGCAAGATCAGGGAGGAGTACCCGGACCGCATCATGAACACCTTCAGCGTGGTGCCCTCTCCTAAG GTGTCGGACACGGTGGTGGAGCCGTACAACGCCACGCTGTCAGTCCACCAGCTGGTAGAGAACACAGATGAGACATACTGCATAGACAACGAAGCCCTTTATGACATTTGCTTCCGCACCCTCAAACTCACCACCCCCACTTACGGCGACCTCAACCACCTGGTGTCAGCCACCATGAGCGGCGTCACCACCTGCCTGCGTTTCCCCGGCCAGCTAAACGCCGATCTGAGGAAACTGGCCGTCAACATGGTGCCCTTCCCGCGTCTCCACTTCTTCATGCCCGGCTTTGCCCCTCTGACCAGCAGGGGGAGCCAGCAGTACCGCGCCCTGACTGTGCCCGAGCTCACCCAGCAGGTGTTCGACGCCAAAAACATGATGGCCGCCTGCGACCCTCGCCACGGACGCTACCTGACCGTGGCCGCTGTGTTCCGAGGCCGCATGTCCATGAAGGAGGTCGACGAGCAGATGCTGAACGTGCAGAACAAGAACAGTAGCTACTTCGTGGAGTGGATCCCAAACAATGTAAAGACGGCCGTCTGCGACATTCCGCCGCGCGGCCTCAAGATGGCCGTCACCTTCATCGGCAACAGCACGGCCATCCAGGAGCTGTTCAAACGCATCTCCGAGCAGTTCACCGCCATGTTCCGACGCAAGGCCTTCCTCCACTGGTACACCGGTGAGGGCATGGACGAGATGGAGTTCACCGAGGCGGAGAGCAACATGAACGACCTGGTCTCCGAGTACCAGCAGTACCAGGACGCCACGGCCGAGGAAGAGGGAGACTTTGAGGAAGAAGTGGAGGAAGATGCCTAA